In Embleya scabrispora, the DNA window ACCGGTGAGGCCCCACTGCCGCCGCAACGTGTCCAGCGCCCGCGGATCGGCCGGTTCGGTGGGCAGCGGCCGGTCCCACTCGGCCGCCGGCGGCAGCGGGACGTCGCGCACCACGCGCACCACACCGGGCGCCACGTCGAGGTAGTCGCTCGCCTCGACGATCCGCGCCCGCCGGGCCGGAGTGAGCCTGGCCCGGGGGTCGGCCGCCGCCCGGCGCACCCCCGCCAGGTCGCCGTATTCGACGATCAACTGGGCGGCGGTCTTGTCCCCGATGCCCTTGACCCCCGGCAGCCCGTCGCTGGCGTCGCCGCGCAGCGTGGCGAAGTCGGCGTAGGCCGAGGCGGGTACGCCGTAGCGGGCCAGCACCGCCGCCTCGTCGATCACCTCGTGCGCGGCCACGCCCTTGACCGTGTAGAGCACCCGGACCGAGCGCGCGTCGTCGACGAGTTGGAACAGGTCCCGGTCGCCGGTGACGATGTCCACCGCCGTCGGCGCGCGGGTGGCCAGCGTGGCGATCACGTCGTCGGCCTCGAAGCCCGCGACCCCCACGCGCGGAATGCCCAGCGCGTCCAACGCCTGCTCGATCACCGGCACCTGCGGAGCGAGCGTGTCCGGGATCTCCTCCTCGTCGGGACCGGCCTCCTCGGCGACTCGATGCGCCTTGTAGGAGGGGATCGCGTCGACCCGGAACTGCGGCCGCCAGTCGGCGTCCATGCACGCGACCAGCCGGGTCGGCTCACGGTCCTCGACCAGGCGGGTGATGAAGTCGAGCAGGCCGCGCACGGCGTTGACGGGCGTGCCGTCGGGGGCCTTGACGGATTCCGGGACGCCGAAGTAGGCGCGGAAGTACAGGGACGCGGTGTCGAGGAGCATCAGACGTTCGGTCACGAGCCCGATCATGCCGCACCGGACCGACGCGGAACCCGATCCGCGCGCGTCGCGCGAGCCCGCCGCCCTCCGGCGCCGCCGTCAGTCGGCGAACTCGTCCAGGACTTCCTGAAGGGTGTCACGCACCCCCAGGACGTCGATCAGACCGGTCATCCGCAACGTCGCCCGCACGTTGCGGTCGGGCGCGGCAAGCCGCAACTCGCCGGAGAACGCGTGCATCGACTTGAACGCGTCTATCAGCACCCCCAGGCCGACCGAGTCGCAGAAGTTCAGCCCGGTGGCGTCCACCACCACCCGGCGACACCCGCCGTCGATCAACTCGATCAGGGTGCGGTGCAACAACGGGGCATTGTGCAGGTCCAGTTCGCCGGCCAGGTGGACGACCGCACAACCGCGCCAGATCGTCACCCCGGTGACGGGATGTTCCTGCCCGAGGGTGCCCAAGCGCGCGATCATGGCTGCGACCTTTCACCGGCCGGACGTACCGCCGCGCCGATACGGCGCCGGCAATGGGCATTGTGGGCCATCCGGCGTGGTGCCGGACAGCCCCTCAACGGGTCGTTTTTTGCGCGGTGCGCCGAACGGGTGGGTCTTGTCCGGGTAACGGCAGGTCGGTTCGGGTGCCGACGGCCGCGTCGGCCCCGGCCTTTCCGTTCCCCGGCCTACAGGAACGTGTGGCCCTCGCCCCGATACGTGGGCACCGTACGCACCACCCGGTCGCCCTCGACCAGATGCAGCGCGTCGAAACGTTCGCACAACTCGCCCGCCTTCGCGTGCCGGAACCACACCGAGTCGCCGATCCGCAGATCGTCGGCCGCAGCGCCGCGCAGCGGGGTCTGCACCTCGCCCGCGGCCTCCTGCGCGTGGTAGGTCAGGCCCGCGGGCAGATACGGCTGGGGCAGCCGGTCGGGCGCGGGCACGCCGGACGCGGGGTAGCCGCCGCCGAGCACGGTCACGCAGCCGTGGCCGGGGCGGCGCACCACCGGCAGGGCGAACAGCGCGGCGGGTCGGCCCCGGAAGGCGGTGTAGTGGTCGAACAGGCGCGGCTGGAACAGCCCGGATCCCGCCGCGACCTCGGTGATCGAGGTCTCCGCCACGGTGCGCTCCACGCTGCCGGTACCGCCGCCGTTGACGAACTCCAGCGGCGCGACCGCCCGTACCGCGCGCACGATGTCCGCCCGGCGTCGGCTCAGTTCGGCGCCCGCACGCGCCTGCATCGCCCGCACGACCCGGCCGTAGAGCGCGCGGCCCTCGGGCGCGTCGCCGACACCCGCGATGTGCGCCTCGTAGGCCATCAGGCCGACCAGCCGAAAACCCGGCCGCCGCCCGACCGCCTCGGCGACCGCGGCCACCTGCTCCGGGGTGCGCAGCGGCGAGCGGTGCGCGCCGATGTGCACCCGGCCGCCGAGCAGTTGCCAGGAGGTGTCGATGTCCAGGCACACCCGCACCTCGGCCCGGGGCCGCACGTCGGCGAGCGCGCGCTCGATCAGGTCCAACTGCGCCGGGTCGTCGATCATGACCGTCACCCGCGCGGCGGCCTCCGCGTCGGCGGCCAGCCGGCGATACGCCGCGCGGTCCACGGAGGGGTAGGCCACCAGGATGTCGGTGACGCCCTCGGCCGCCAGCCACAGCCCCTCGGGCAGGGTGAAGGCCATCACGCCGCGGTAGCCGTCCAGGGCCAGCACCTCGCGCAGCAGCGGCAGGCAGCGCACCGACTTGCTGGCCACCCGCACCGGCGTGCCCGCCGCCCGGCGCACCAGGTCTGCGGCGTTGGCCCGGAAGGCGTCCAGGTCGACGATCGCGAGGGGGGCGTCCAGGTGCGCGGTGGCCCGGTCGTAGCGGGACCGGTCGGCGCTCGCGGTCGGAGCGGGAGCGGACACGGGGGGCGCGGCGGCGGAGACCATTGCCGCAGCCTGCCAGATCGCCGTACCGATCGGTAGCACTCGCCGGTAGGACTTCCGCGGGTGGGGCCGGTGGGCTCGTCGGCGGCCCGTGCCCGCCTGCGGCCGAGTCGCGCCGAACCGTGCGGTGACGGTGCGTTAGCTTGATCGCATGAGTTCCCCCGAGCGTGTGCGGGCGCTCGACCTGATCGACCGCGTCCTGGACCCGGGCAGCTTCCGGGCCTGGAACGACCCGCTGCCGACGCTCGCCGCCCCGGACCCGGACTACGCGGCCGAACTGGCGGCGGCCCGCGAGCGCACCGGCCTGGACGAGGCGCTGGTCACCGGCGAGGGCCGGATCCACGCACGCCGGGTCGCGGTGGTGGCCTGCGAGTTCGACTTCCTGGCCGGCTCGATCGGCGTCGCGGGAGCGGAACGGCTCACCCTCGCGGTCGAGCGCGCCACCGCCGAGGGCCTGCCGCTGGTCGCCTCGCCCACCTCGGGCGGCACCCGCATGCAGGAGGGCACCGTCGCGTTCCTGCAAATGGTCAAGATCTCCGCGGCGGTGGCCGCGCACCGCGCCGCGGGCCTGCCGTACCTGGTCTACCTGCGCCACCCCACCACGGGCGGCGTGTTCGCGTCCTGGGGCTCGCTCGGCCACGTCACCGCCGCCCAGCCCGGCGCGCTGATCGGCTTCCTCGGGCCGCGCGTGTACCAGGCCCTGCACGATCGCGCGTTCCCCGGCGGGGTCCAGGTCGCGGAGAACCTGTACGAGCACGGGCTGATCGACGCGGTGGTGCCGCCGGAGGAGCTGCGCCGGGTGGCGATCCGGGTCCTCGACGTGCTCGGCCCCGACACCGCGCCGCCCGCGCCGCCGGGACCGACCGCCGAGGTCTCCGCCGAGCCGCTGCCCGACGTGCCGGCCTGGACGTCGGTGCGGCGCTCGCGCGATCCGCGCCGCCCGGGCCTGCGCACGCTGCTGCGACACGGCGCGCGCTCGGTCACCCCGCTGCGCGGGACGGGGGAGGGGGAGAGCGAACCGGCGCTGCGGCTGGCGCTGGCCCGATTCGGGGTCGAGGGCGGCCCCGGCGCGCCGTGCGTGGTGCTGGGCCAGGACCGCACCCGGCAGAGCGAACACGGCCCGTTCGGCCCGGCGGGGCTGCGCCAGGCCCGGCGCGGCATGCGGCTCGCGGCCGAGTTGGGACTGCCGCTGGTGACCGTGGTGGACACCGCCGGGGCGGCGCTGTCCCCGGAGGCGGAGGAGGGCGGCTTGGCCGGCGAGATCGCCCGGTGCCTGGCCGAACTGGTTCTGCTGCCCGCGCCGACCGTATGCCTCCTGCTCGGCCAAGGCTCCGGCGGCGGCGCCCTCGCGCTGCTGCCCGCCGACCGGGTCGTCTGCGCCCAACACGGCTGGCTGTCGCCGCTGCCCCCCGAGGGCGCGTCGGCGATCCTGTACCGCACGACGGATCGCGCCGCCGAGATCGCCGGCCGCCAGGGCATCCGAGCCGCCGACCTGCACCACAACGCCATCGTCGACCGCGTGGTCCCCGAACACCCGGACGCGGCCACCGAACCCGTGGCCTTCATCCACCGAATCGCCGAAGCCCTCCGCGAGGAACTCGACACGTTGCGAACCATGGATCCCGCGACCCGCTTGGCGAGGAGGCGATCGCGCTACCGAAGATTGGGCCTGTGACCACGGGGGCGGGGGACCCCGGTCACAGACGCCCACCCGACGTGGCATTCCGGAACGCGAGCGGGGATCAGGCCGCGAGCGAAGCAGCGTGTCGGGTGCGAGCGAAGCAGCGTGTCAGGGTCGTGGCGCAGCAAGGCGGAGAATCGGGGTCGTGTCGGCGGCGGTGCTTTTTGTTGGGCGCTTCGCGCCGGCTCGCGAGGGACCACTTTTCTGCTCCCCCGCTTCGCTCCTCCGCAGAAAAGCGGCCCCTCGCTCGGGGTCGGCTGTCCCTCCGCTTCGCTCCGGGCCATCCGACCCACAAAACCGCGGCTCCGCCGCTCTCCGCGCTTCGCGCGTCGATCGCGTGGGCGGCCCGGGTCGTGGGCGCTGACGCGCCATGGGGGTGAGGGGTGGGGAGGCCAGGTTCGCGAGGCGGCGCGGGTCCCACGCCGCCTGGTCACCGTCGCGATGTGGGCCTTGCCCGGTGACCCGAGTCGTTGGTGTATCCCGTCGGCGCGTCAGCGCCCACGACCCTGGTCGAGGTGGTGATCGACGCGCGCAGCGCGGAGAGCGGCGGAGCCGCCGTTTGTTTTTTTGGGCTGGGCGACCCGGAGCGAAGCGGAGGGGCGCACAGCCGCGAGCGGGGTGCCGCTTTTCTGCGGAGGAGCGAAGCGGGGGAGCAGAAAAGCGGTGCCTCGCGAGCCGGCGCGAAGCGCCCAACAAAAAGCACCGCTGCGGGACACGACTTTGGCCGCTAGGGCGGCTTGTGCCGCGAGCCTGGTTGCTTCGTTCGCCTGCGCCGCCCTCCAGGCTCCGCGCCTTGCTCGCCCCGCGACTCCGGCCGGCCCCCGGTGGCCTCCGGGGCGCGGTCGGGACGGTTGTGCAGCGGTTTCTCCTCCGCTTCGCTCCGTCGGGCGCGGAGGCGCGGGACGCCGCCGCTGCGGCGGCGCCTCGGGGTACCGGCTCCGCTCCGCTCCACCGAGGCACCTTCGTCCGCCCGCCCAGCCCCCGACGTCCAGGTTGCCTCGTGCCGTTGGTGTGTCGAACCCAGCCGCAGGGCAACTGGGTGACTCTGGATTCACTCGAATGGATGAGCGTGGTGGGAGTCCCCAACGGCAAATCCCGCCGGATCTACGCTGAACGCGGTTCGGGATCCGGGCCGGTATCAGCCCGACCCGTCCGAGCACGGGCCAGGACGGGCCGGCTCGGCCCGGCGCCTCGTCCGGCCTTCCGGGGCCGTGGCGGCTCGATCGCGCCGTCGCGGGTCGGGTGCGGGGCGGGCGAGCCGGACCTCGGTAGGGGGGTCGCGGGTCGGCAAGTGGTCGCCGACCCGCGATGCTCCCGGGGCCGGTCCGGGGTGGTGGCGGCGGTCGGTCGGTGGCCTACAGTCGACGGGTGGATTTCAGCGGCAAGAGCATTCCCGACACCGGATTCCCCGACGACGACGGCAGCGCCCACCCCGCGCTGGCACGGGCGCTGGCGGCGCCGGAGGTGGACGACGAGGCGGTCTCCCGAGCCCTGTGCGAGGCGCGACTGCTGGTCCCGGTGGTGGCGATCCTGACCGAGGAGGAGGACGTCGCGCCGGGGGAGTTGCGGCGGGAGAAGTCCAGCGACATGGCGGTGCCCACGATCCAGGGCCCGGACGGGCGCCGGGCGCTGCCGGCGTTCACCTCGGTCGCGGCGCTGGCGCGGTGGCGGGCGGACGCCCGGCCGATCCCGGTCGAGGCCGCGCGTGCCGCGCACGCCGCGTACGCGGAGGAGGCGGACACGCTGTTGCTCGACCTGGCCGGGCCGTATCCGTACGAGGTGTCGGGCAGTCGGCTGCGGGCGGTGGCGGAGGGGCGGGCGCATCTGGCTCCGCACCGGGACCCGGAGGTGCTGGGCGCGGTGCGGGAGGCGGTGCACTCCGAGCGTGCGGTGTCGGCGGTGTACCTGACCGAGGGCGGCGGCAACGATCTGACGCTGAGCCTGGTGGCGGCGGCGTCACCGATCGAGGTGACGGAGGCCGCGCGGCGGATCGTGGGGCGGTTGGC includes these proteins:
- a CDS encoding amino acid deaminase/aldolase; the encoded protein is MVSAAAPPVSAPAPTASADRSRYDRATAHLDAPLAIVDLDAFRANAADLVRRAAGTPVRVASKSVRCLPLLREVLALDGYRGVMAFTLPEGLWLAAEGVTDILVAYPSVDRAAYRRLAADAEAAARVTVMIDDPAQLDLIERALADVRPRAEVRVCLDIDTSWQLLGGRVHIGAHRSPLRTPEQVAAVAEAVGRRPGFRLVGLMAYEAHIAGVGDAPEGRALYGRVVRAMQARAGAELSRRRADIVRAVRAVAPLEFVNGGGTGSVERTVAETSITEVAAGSGLFQPRLFDHYTAFRGRPAALFALPVVRRPGHGCVTVLGGGYPASGVPAPDRLPQPYLPAGLTYHAQEAAGEVQTPLRGAAADDLRIGDSVWFRHAKAGELCERFDALHLVEGDRVVRTVPTYRGEGHTFL
- a CDS encoding SseB family protein, coding for MDFSGKSIPDTGFPDDDGSAHPALARALAAPEVDDEAVSRALCEARLLVPVVAILTEEEDVAPGELRREKSSDMAVPTIQGPDGRRALPAFTSVAALARWRADARPIPVEAARAAHAAYAEEADTLLLDLAGPYPYEVSGSRLRAVAEGRAHLAPHRDPEVLGAVREAVHSERAVSAVYLTEGGGNDLTLSLVAAASPIEVTEAARRIVGRLAEDDVVRARLDRGLDLAMLPPGASLEAEPLFSR
- a CDS encoding STAS domain-containing protein, with the translated sequence MIARLGTLGQEHPVTGVTIWRGCAVVHLAGELDLHNAPLLHRTLIELIDGGCRRVVVDATGLNFCDSVGLGVLIDAFKSMHAFSGELRLAAPDRNVRATLRMTGLIDVLGVRDTLQEVLDEFAD
- a CDS encoding carboxyl transferase domain-containing protein; the protein is MSSPERVRALDLIDRVLDPGSFRAWNDPLPTLAAPDPDYAAELAAARERTGLDEALVTGEGRIHARRVAVVACEFDFLAGSIGVAGAERLTLAVERATAEGLPLVASPTSGGTRMQEGTVAFLQMVKISAAVAAHRAAGLPYLVYLRHPTTGGVFASWGSLGHVTAAQPGALIGFLGPRVYQALHDRAFPGGVQVAENLYEHGLIDAVVPPEELRRVAIRVLDVLGPDTAPPAPPGPTAEVSAEPLPDVPAWTSVRRSRDPRRPGLRTLLRHGARSVTPLRGTGEGESEPALRLALARFGVEGGPGAPCVVLGQDRTRQSEHGPFGPAGLRQARRGMRLAAELGLPLVTVVDTAGAALSPEAEEGGLAGEIARCLAELVLLPAPTVCLLLGQGSGGGALALLPADRVVCAQHGWLSPLPPEGASAILYRTTDRAAEIAGRQGIRAADLHHNAIVDRVVPEHPDAATEPVAFIHRIAEALREELDTLRTMDPATRLARRRSRYRRLGL
- a CDS encoding 5'-3' exonuclease gives rise to the protein MIGLVTERLMLLDTASLYFRAYFGVPESVKAPDGTPVNAVRGLLDFITRLVEDREPTRLVACMDADWRPQFRVDAIPSYKAHRVAEEAGPDEEEIPDTLAPQVPVIEQALDALGIPRVGVAGFEADDVIATLATRAPTAVDIVTGDRDLFQLVDDARSVRVLYTVKGVAAHEVIDEAAVLARYGVPASAYADFATLRGDASDGLPGVKGIGDKTAAQLIVEYGDLAGVRRAAADPRARLTPARRARIVEASDYLDVAPGVVRVVRDVPLPPAAEWDRPLPTEPADPRALDTLRRQWGLTGPVHRLLDVLAARR